The following are encoded in a window of Arthrobacter sp. OAP107 genomic DNA:
- a CDS encoding R3H domain-containing nucleic acid-binding protein, with product MSVESSEHALSAETSEDQDSVAGTVNAGKGTSASRLEEEGDVAADYLEELLDIADIDGDIDIEVRNGRTYISIVTEEESAGLESLVGRDGEVLEALQELTRLSVLSATENRSRLVLDINGYRKERAGHLQKIAEDAVASVKETGEAVALEPMSAYERKIVHDAVADLGFVSESEGEGAGRHIVVSAD from the coding sequence ATGTCTGTTGAGAGCTCTGAGCACGCACTTTCCGCTGAAACCAGCGAAGACCAGGACTCCGTTGCCGGCACCGTAAACGCGGGCAAGGGCACGTCGGCAAGCCGCCTGGAAGAAGAGGGCGACGTCGCCGCCGATTACCTTGAGGAACTGCTCGACATTGCCGACATCGACGGCGACATTGACATTGAGGTCCGCAACGGACGCACCTACATCTCGATCGTGACCGAGGAAGAGTCCGCCGGGCTCGAGAGCCTCGTGGGCCGCGACGGCGAGGTGCTGGAAGCCCTTCAGGAGCTGACCCGCCTCTCGGTTCTTTCGGCGACGGAGAACCGCTCACGCCTGGTGCTGGACATCAACGGCTACCGCAAGGAACGCGCGGGGCACCTGCAGAAGATCGCAGAGGACGCGGTCGCCAGCGTCAAGGAAACCGGTGAGGCCGTTGCACTGGAGCCCATGAGCGCATACGAACGGAAGATCGTCCACGACGCCGTTGCTGACCTTGGATTCGTCAGCGAGTCCGAGGGCGAGGGTGCAGGCCGGCACATCGTCGTTTCCGCCGACTGA
- the rnpA gene encoding ribonuclease P protein component codes for MLATRNRLRTATDFSTTVRSGVRNGRRNVVLYTATIGADEPSRIGFIVSKAVGNAVARNLVKRRLREAGAVSLHEYGTGFAIVVRALPASATASWDELLADYNAALENTMRRLAGRLPAVTGKRPAGTPPDATPQEGTQRA; via the coding sequence GTGCTTGCCACCCGTAACCGCCTGAGGACTGCAACCGATTTTTCAACAACTGTACGTTCCGGCGTCCGCAATGGACGCCGGAACGTAGTGTTATATACGGCAACTATCGGAGCCGACGAGCCCAGCCGCATCGGGTTCATCGTTTCCAAAGCTGTCGGGAACGCTGTCGCCAGGAACCTCGTTAAGAGGAGACTAAGAGAAGCCGGCGCTGTCTCGCTGCACGAGTACGGCACCGGATTCGCTATTGTGGTGCGTGCTTTGCCCGCCTCCGCAACAGCCAGCTGGGATGAACTCCTGGCGGATTACAACGCCGCCCTGGAAAACACCATGAGGCGGCTGGCTGGCCGCCTTCCGGCGGTGACCGGAAAACGGCCAGCTGGAACGCCACCGGACGCAACACCACAGGAAGGGACACAGCGTGCTTGA
- the yidD gene encoding membrane protein insertion efficiency factor YidD → MLDPTAAVVRSPKSAAAATGSFIWNLPRNILILLLLAYRKVVSPLYGQVCRFFPSCSAYALEAVTVHGAVKGSWLAARRLARCHPWNAGGVDHVPAGHREWPENRTPRIVVLNNPDKYLAAQTDEEGRAAA, encoded by the coding sequence GTGCTTGACCCTACTGCCGCCGTCGTCCGTTCCCCCAAGTCCGCAGCAGCGGCCACGGGCAGCTTTATCTGGAACCTGCCCCGCAATATCCTCATTCTTCTGCTTCTGGCCTACCGCAAGGTGGTTTCGCCCTTGTACGGCCAGGTTTGCCGATTTTTTCCCTCCTGCTCGGCCTATGCGCTTGAAGCGGTCACCGTGCACGGTGCTGTCAAGGGCAGCTGGCTCGCGGCCCGGCGCCTGGCACGCTGCCACCCGTGGAACGCCGGTGGCGTGGACCATGTCCCCGCCGGCCACCGGGAATGGCCTGAAAACCGGACCCCCAGAATTGTTGTGCTGAATAACCCGGACAAGTACCTGGCTGCTCAGACTGATGAAGAAGGCCGCGCTGCGGCCTGA
- a CDS encoding ParA family protein yields the protein MTSSETSTQRIPPFVSLGSARAFGVSPVATTANQFNPVAGTGAAKVSRETAARGNVLDTLDDSSPIARELAHENRRRERLLGRNLPKPEKTRIFTVSNQKGGVGKTTTTVNIAAALAAAGLNVLVIDIDPQGNASTALGIEHHADVDSIYDVLINDVALADVVAQCPDISNLICAPATIHLAGAEIELVSLVAREQRLRRAIDVYAKARQKKGEQRLDYIFIDCPPSLGLLTVNAFCAASEVLIPIQCEYYALEGLSQLLKNIEMIQKHLNADLEVSTILLTMYDGRTNLAAQVAAEVRQHFPDQVLDAVVPRSVRISEAPSYQQTVMTYDPSSSGALSYLEAAAEIAER from the coding sequence GTGACCAGTAGCGAAACCTCCACGCAACGGATTCCCCCGTTCGTGTCCCTGGGGTCGGCGCGTGCCTTTGGCGTATCACCGGTCGCTACCACGGCAAATCAATTTAATCCGGTTGCAGGCACCGGGGCCGCCAAGGTTTCACGTGAAACCGCTGCCCGCGGCAACGTCCTGGACACCCTGGATGACTCGAGCCCCATCGCCCGGGAGCTCGCCCACGAGAACCGACGGCGTGAGCGGCTCCTTGGCCGTAACCTGCCGAAGCCGGAGAAGACACGAATCTTCACGGTTTCAAACCAAAAAGGCGGTGTCGGTAAAACCACCACCACTGTCAACATCGCTGCGGCCCTGGCGGCGGCCGGCCTGAACGTCCTGGTCATCGACATCGACCCGCAGGGCAATGCATCCACGGCGCTGGGCATTGAGCACCATGCCGACGTCGACAGCATCTATGACGTGCTGATCAACGATGTGGCGCTTGCGGACGTCGTGGCCCAGTGCCCGGATATCAGCAACCTCATCTGCGCCCCGGCCACCATCCACCTGGCCGGTGCCGAGATCGAACTGGTTTCGTTGGTGGCCCGGGAACAGCGCCTCCGCCGCGCCATCGACGTCTATGCCAAAGCCCGGCAGAAGAAGGGCGAGCAGCGGCTGGACTATATCTTCATCGACTGCCCGCCGAGCCTTGGCCTTCTGACGGTCAACGCCTTCTGCGCGGCCAGCGAGGTACTCATCCCCATCCAGTGCGAGTACTACGCGCTCGAGGGACTGAGCCAGCTGCTGAAGAACATCGAGATGATCCAGAAGCACCTGAACGCGGATCTGGAAGTGTCCACCATCCTGCTGACCATGTACGACGGACGGACCAACCTGGCCGCCCAGGTCGCCGCTGAAGTCCGGCAGCACTTCCCGGACCAGGTCCTTGACGCCGTCGTTCCCCGCTCTGTGCGGATCTCCGAGGCACCGAGTTACCAACAGACTGTGATGACCTACGATCCATCCTCCAGCGGCGCGTTGTCCTACCTGGAAGCCGCAGCGGAAATCGCTGAGCGTTAG
- the rsmG gene encoding 16S rRNA (guanine(527)-N(7))-methyltransferase RsmG: protein MVEMTAAERQAAEKIFGNRLGLAERYVEHLATSGTERGLIGPREIPRLWGRHVLNCAVIESEIPQGSHVADVGSGAGLPGLCLAIARPDLELTLIEPLERRVIWLQEVVDDLGLSNVTVMRTRAELAVGMVTADVVTARAVSALSNLAGLTIPLLGGEGEVVAIKGRSAAEEIEKAAKAIRKLGGVETSVVTVGQNLLEEPTTVVRIVVKKTQKSA from the coding sequence ATGGTTGAAATGACGGCTGCCGAGCGTCAGGCGGCGGAGAAGATCTTCGGCAACCGCCTGGGCCTGGCTGAACGGTATGTCGAACACCTGGCGACCTCCGGGACCGAGCGTGGGCTCATTGGTCCCCGGGAGATCCCACGGCTCTGGGGACGGCATGTCCTGAACTGCGCGGTGATCGAAAGTGAGATTCCCCAGGGAAGCCACGTGGCCGACGTCGGAAGCGGCGCCGGCCTGCCGGGCCTTTGCCTGGCAATTGCCCGTCCTGACCTGGAACTGACCCTCATCGAACCGCTGGAGCGCCGGGTGATCTGGCTGCAGGAAGTGGTTGACGATCTTGGGTTGAGTAACGTCACCGTCATGCGCACGCGTGCCGAACTGGCTGTTGGAATGGTGACGGCCGACGTCGTGACCGCCCGGGCTGTGTCCGCGCTGAGCAACCTTGCGGGCCTGACCATTCCGCTGCTCGGCGGCGAAGGTGAAGTCGTGGCCATCAAGGGCCGCAGCGCTGCCGAGGAAATCGAGAAGGCGGCCAAGGCCATCCGCAAGCTGGGCGGTGTGGAGACATCCGTTGTCACAGTAGGACAAAACCTGCTCGAGGAGCCCACCACCGTGGTGCGGATCGTAGTTAAGAAGACCCAAAAGAGCGCCTAG
- a CDS encoding DciA family protein, protein MNRDKDGGLQPGRDPDEIDAAQAALNRMREAAAARGEVRRKAPRAGASQKPRTAAQGTRGFSQFHSTGRDPLGLGKVVGRLVAERGWTSPVAVGSVMAEWPALVGPEIAAHCTPESFTDTTLHVRCDSTAWATQLRLLSMSLLERFRTELGDGVVTSIQVLGPAAPNWRKGGRTVNGRGPRDTYG, encoded by the coding sequence ATGAACAGGGATAAGGACGGCGGCCTGCAGCCTGGCCGCGATCCCGATGAAATCGATGCCGCCCAGGCGGCGCTGAACAGGATGCGTGAGGCAGCGGCCGCACGTGGCGAGGTCCGCCGGAAAGCGCCGCGGGCGGGTGCCAGCCAAAAACCGCGTACCGCCGCCCAGGGTACGCGGGGCTTCAGCCAGTTCCACTCCACCGGCCGCGATCCCCTGGGGCTGGGAAAAGTCGTGGGCCGGCTGGTCGCCGAGCGCGGCTGGACCTCCCCGGTGGCTGTGGGCTCGGTCATGGCCGAGTGGCCGGCGCTCGTGGGGCCGGAAATCGCCGCCCACTGCACCCCGGAAAGCTTCACCGACACTACCCTCCATGTCCGGTGCGACTCGACTGCCTGGGCGACGCAGCTCCGGCTGCTCAGCATGAGCCTGTTGGAAAGGTTCCGCACCGAACTCGGCGATGGCGTGGTCACCAGCATCCAGGTGCTGGGGCCGGCGGCACCGAACTGGCGCAAGGGCGGACGCACCGTTAATGGACGCGGACCCAGGGACACGTACGGATAG
- the dnaA gene encoding chromosomal replication initiator protein DnaA has translation MTVDEANHANTVGSSWRRVVNLLEQDDRVSPRQRGFVILAQAQGLIGSTLLVAVPNELTREVLQTQVKDALDDALRNVFSDDIRCAIDVDTDLVPIHQEPEPAVELSLANDPSIEQKPQPMLPSTSHEFGRLNPKYVFDTFVIGSSNRFAHAAAVAVAEAPAKAYNPLFIYGDSGLGKTHLLHAIGHYARRLYSGIRVRYVNSEEFTNDFINSIRDDEGASFKTTYRNVDVLLIDDIQFLAGKDRTLEEFFHTFNSLHNNNKQVVITSDQPPKLLAGFEDRMKSRFEWGLLTDIQPPELETRIAILRKKALSEGLSAPDDALEYIASKIASNIRELEGALIRVTAFASLNRQPVDVALAEMVLKDLITDDGAQEITSSQILQQTADYFKLSMEELCSKSRTRTLVTARQIAMYLCRELTDMSLPKIGQELGGRDHTTVIHADRKIRELMAERRVIYNQVTELTNRIKQQQRDS, from the coding sequence ATGACAGTAGACGAAGCCAACCACGCCAACACTGTCGGAAGTTCCTGGCGGCGCGTGGTGAATCTTCTCGAACAGGACGACCGCGTCTCGCCTCGGCAACGCGGCTTTGTCATCCTCGCGCAGGCCCAGGGCCTCATCGGTTCCACCCTCCTCGTCGCAGTGCCCAACGAACTGACCCGCGAAGTGCTCCAGACCCAGGTCAAGGACGCTCTCGACGACGCTCTCCGCAACGTCTTCTCGGACGACATCCGCTGCGCAATCGACGTCGACACTGATCTGGTGCCCATCCACCAAGAGCCGGAACCCGCCGTCGAGCTTTCCCTCGCAAACGATCCCTCCATCGAGCAGAAGCCGCAGCCCATGCTGCCGAGCACTTCACACGAATTCGGACGGCTCAATCCGAAGTACGTTTTCGACACCTTCGTGATCGGATCCTCCAACCGGTTTGCCCATGCCGCAGCCGTCGCTGTAGCCGAAGCCCCCGCCAAGGCCTACAACCCGCTGTTCATCTACGGCGACTCAGGTCTGGGAAAGACGCACCTGCTGCACGCCATCGGCCATTACGCCCGGCGCCTCTACAGCGGCATCCGCGTCCGGTACGTCAACTCCGAGGAATTCACCAACGACTTCATCAACTCGATCCGTGACGATGAAGGCGCCAGCTTCAAGACCACCTACCGCAACGTCGACGTCCTGCTGATCGATGACATCCAGTTTCTTGCCGGCAAGGACCGGACGCTGGAGGAGTTCTTCCACACGTTCAACTCGCTGCACAACAACAACAAGCAGGTGGTCATCACCTCGGACCAGCCGCCCAAGCTGCTCGCAGGGTTCGAGGACCGGATGAAATCCCGCTTCGAGTGGGGCCTGCTCACAGACATCCAGCCGCCCGAACTCGAAACCCGTATCGCCATCCTCCGGAAGAAGGCCCTGAGCGAAGGCCTCTCCGCCCCGGACGACGCGCTGGAGTACATCGCCTCGAAGATCGCCAGCAACATCCGCGAACTCGAAGGCGCCCTCATCCGCGTCACGGCTTTCGCCAGCCTCAACCGCCAGCCGGTGGACGTGGCCCTCGCGGAGATGGTGCTCAAGGACCTCATCACCGACGACGGCGCCCAGGAAATCACCTCGAGCCAGATCCTGCAGCAGACGGCGGACTACTTCAAGCTCAGCATGGAGGAGCTCTGCAGCAAGTCCCGGACCCGGACGCTGGTGACCGCACGGCAGATCGCCATGTACCTGTGCCGCGAGCTGACCGACATGTCCCTTCCCAAGATCGGCCAGGAGCTCGGCGGCCGCGACCACACCACCGTGATCCACGCCGACCGCAAGATCCGTGAACTCATGGCCGAGCGCCGTGTGATTTACAACCAGGTTACGGAGCTCACCAACCGGATCAAGCAGCAGCAGCGCGACTCCTGA
- the yidC gene encoding membrane protein insertase YidC — MDFFGTIMAPFKWLVSVIMVGFHDGLSFIGLPAANGWTWTLSIIGLVLVIRAALIPVFVKQIKAQRGMQLLQPDLKKMQDKYKGKTDQLSRQAMAQEQMALYKKHGTNPFSACLPMLIQMPFFFALFQVLSGISSAKAGGQGIGAMSVEQVRQFDESSIFGAPLSATLLHGTPEGGNVVAVWILSIVMILAMTASQFITQKQIMAKNMSEEAMASPFMRQQKMMLYILPIVFGVGGINFPIGVLIYWTTTNLWTMGQQFFVIRRMPTPGSPAAKALAERRAAKGLPALPLLGGKKVDAEAEAAAAAAVAQARTQRTQPQRKNRKKK, encoded by the coding sequence ATGGACTTCTTTGGAACAATCATGGCCCCGTTCAAATGGCTGGTCTCGGTCATTATGGTCGGCTTCCATGACGGATTGAGCTTCATCGGCCTGCCGGCCGCGAACGGCTGGACCTGGACGCTGTCCATCATCGGGCTGGTGCTGGTGATCCGTGCCGCCCTGATTCCTGTGTTCGTCAAGCAGATCAAGGCCCAGCGCGGGATGCAACTGCTGCAGCCCGACCTGAAGAAGATGCAGGACAAGTACAAGGGCAAGACCGATCAGCTTTCCCGTCAGGCCATGGCGCAGGAGCAGATGGCCCTGTACAAGAAGCACGGCACCAACCCGTTCTCTGCCTGCCTCCCGATGCTCATCCAGATGCCGTTCTTCTTTGCCCTGTTCCAGGTGCTCTCCGGCATCAGCTCCGCCAAGGCGGGCGGCCAGGGTATCGGCGCCATGAGTGTTGAGCAGGTCAGGCAGTTCGACGAGTCCAGCATCTTCGGTGCACCGCTCTCCGCGACACTCCTTCACGGCACGCCCGAGGGTGGCAACGTAGTCGCGGTGTGGATCCTCTCCATCGTGATGATCCTGGCCATGACGGCCTCGCAGTTCATCACGCAGAAGCAGATCATGGCCAAGAACATGTCGGAAGAGGCCATGGCCAGCCCGTTCATGCGCCAGCAGAAGATGATGCTGTACATCCTGCCCATCGTCTTCGGTGTGGGCGGCATCAACTTCCCTATCGGTGTCCTGATCTACTGGACCACCACCAACCTGTGGACCATGGGCCAGCAGTTCTTTGTCATCCGCCGCATGCCGACGCCGGGGTCCCCCGCCGCCAAGGCCCTCGCCGAGCGCCGTGCCGCCAAGGGCCTTCCGGCCCTCCCCCTCCTGGGCGGCAAGAAGGTCGACGCCGAAGCGGAAGCAGCTGCCGCCGCTGCGGTTGCGCAGGCCCGGACGCAGCGCACCCAGCCACAACGTAAGAACAGGAAGAAGAAGTAA
- the trxA gene encoding thioredoxin, producing the protein MSNAKDVTDASFSTDVLAADKPVIVDFWAEWCGPCRKLGPILDEISVEYGEKVNVVKVNVDDNPAIAAEYGITSIPAVYLFQGGEVKSTVIGAKPKQFFEKEFADVLS; encoded by the coding sequence ATGAGCAACGCAAAAGATGTAACTGACGCAAGCTTCAGCACTGACGTACTCGCCGCTGACAAGCCGGTAATCGTTGATTTCTGGGCCGAATGGTGTGGTCCGTGCCGGAAGCTCGGTCCCATCCTGGATGAGATCTCGGTGGAGTACGGCGAGAAGGTCAACGTCGTCAAGGTGAATGTCGACGACAACCCGGCTATCGCCGCTGAGTACGGCATCACCTCCATTCCTGCCGTGTACCTGTTCCAGGGCGGCGAAGTGAAGAGCACTGTCATCGGTGCCAAGCCGAAGCAGTTCTTTGAGAAGGAATTCGCGGACGTCCTGTCCTAG
- the dnaN gene encoding DNA polymerase III subunit beta codes for MKFRVERDVLAEAVTWTARSLSPRPPVPVLSGLLLKAESGTVSLSSFDYETSARLEIPADIRDEGTILVSGRLLADICRSLPSAPVDIETDGNKVTLTCRRSSFHLATMPEAEYPPLPALPTITGTVAGDAFAQAVSQVIIAASKDDTLPILTGVRMEIEDDLITLLATDRYRLAMREVPWKPVTPGISTSALVKAKTLNEVAKTLGGSGDINLAIADDDSRLIGFESGGRTTTSLLVDGDYPKIRSLFPDSTPIHATVQTQELVEAVRRVSLVAERNTPVRLAFTQGQLHLDAGTGEDAQASEELEAQLSGDDITVAFNPHYLVEGLSVIETKFVRFSFTTAPKPAMITAQNDVDGEDQDDYRYLVMPVRLPN; via the coding sequence GTGAAGTTCAGAGTCGAACGGGACGTCCTGGCAGAAGCCGTCACATGGACAGCCCGGTCGTTGTCTCCGCGGCCGCCCGTACCCGTGCTTTCCGGCCTCCTTCTCAAGGCCGAATCCGGGACCGTCAGCCTGTCCAGCTTCGATTACGAGACCTCTGCGCGGCTTGAAATTCCTGCCGACATCAGGGACGAAGGCACCATCCTGGTTTCGGGGCGGCTTCTGGCTGACATCTGCCGCAGCCTGCCCTCGGCGCCGGTGGACATCGAGACCGACGGCAACAAGGTGACTCTCACCTGCCGCCGAAGCAGCTTCCACCTGGCCACCATGCCCGAGGCCGAATACCCGCCGCTGCCCGCGTTGCCCACCATCACCGGAACTGTTGCCGGCGACGCGTTCGCCCAGGCCGTATCCCAGGTGATCATTGCCGCGAGCAAGGACGACACGCTTCCCATCCTCACCGGCGTGCGGATGGAGATCGAGGACGATCTCATCACCCTCCTGGCGACGGACCGTTACCGGCTCGCCATGCGGGAAGTTCCTTGGAAGCCCGTCACTCCGGGCATCTCCACCAGTGCCCTCGTCAAAGCCAAGACGCTCAACGAGGTTGCCAAGACTCTGGGCGGCAGCGGTGACATCAACCTCGCCATCGCCGACGACGACAGCCGGCTGATCGGCTTCGAAAGTGGCGGACGCACCACCACGTCGCTCCTGGTCGACGGCGATTACCCCAAGATCCGCTCGCTGTTCCCGGATTCGACGCCGATCCACGCCACCGTGCAGACCCAGGAGCTGGTAGAGGCGGTCCGCCGTGTCTCGCTCGTGGCGGAACGCAACACCCCGGTCCGGCTCGCGTTCACCCAGGGCCAGCTGCACCTTGACGCTGGCACCGGCGAGGACGCCCAGGCCTCCGAAGAGCTCGAGGCCCAGCTGTCCGGCGATGACATCACCGTTGCCTTCAACCCGCATTACCTGGTTGAAGGCCTCAGCGTGATTGAAACCAAGTTCGTGCGCTTCTCCTTCACCACGGCACCCAAGCCCGCCATGATTACCGCGCAGAACGACGTCGACGGCGAAGACCAGGACGACTACCGCTACCTCGTGATGCCGGTGCGACTGCCCAACTAA
- the trxB gene encoding thioredoxin-disulfide reductase encodes MSTAENSTSEVRDVIIVGSGPAGYTAAVYTARANLKPLLLAGSVTAGGELMNTTDVENYPGFPEGIMGPDLMENFEKQAARFGTDIQFEDVTALELGGDIKTVTIATGETFRARAIILSTGSAYRELGLANEKRLSGHGVSWCATCDGFFFKDQDIAVIGGGDSAMEEALFLTKFAKSVTVVHRRDTLKASKIMGDRAQAHEKINFVWNTAVEDVLGEDKVTGLKLKNLVDGTESELAVTGVFVAIGNDPRTELIKDSLEITDAGTIAVDGRSSRTSVKGVFAAGDVVDPTYRQAITASGSGCVAAIDVEHYLADLHA; translated from the coding sequence GTGAGCACCGCAGAAAACAGCACGTCAGAAGTACGTGATGTCATCATCGTCGGCTCCGGCCCCGCAGGCTACACGGCCGCCGTCTACACGGCCCGCGCCAACCTGAAGCCGCTGCTGCTGGCCGGCTCCGTAACCGCGGGCGGTGAGCTCATGAACACCACCGACGTCGAAAACTACCCGGGCTTCCCGGAGGGCATCATGGGGCCGGACCTCATGGAGAACTTTGAAAAGCAGGCTGCCCGCTTCGGCACTGATATCCAGTTCGAGGACGTCACCGCCCTGGAACTCGGGGGCGACATCAAGACTGTCACCATCGCAACGGGGGAGACCTTCCGCGCCCGCGCCATCATTCTGTCCACTGGTTCGGCATACCGCGAGCTCGGCCTGGCTAACGAAAAGCGGCTCTCCGGCCACGGTGTTAGCTGGTGTGCAACCTGCGATGGTTTCTTCTTCAAGGACCAGGACATTGCAGTGATCGGTGGCGGTGACTCGGCCATGGAAGAAGCACTCTTCCTCACCAAGTTCGCGAAGTCCGTGACCGTGGTGCACCGCCGCGACACGCTGAAGGCCTCCAAGATCATGGGCGACCGCGCGCAGGCCCACGAGAAAATCAACTTCGTCTGGAACACCGCCGTCGAGGACGTCCTGGGTGAAGACAAGGTCACCGGCCTGAAGCTGAAGAACCTGGTTGACGGGACCGAGTCCGAACTGGCCGTGACCGGCGTATTCGTGGCCATCGGCAACGATCCGCGCACGGAGCTCATCAAGGACAGCCTCGAGATCACGGACGCCGGGACCATCGCCGTCGACGGCCGCAGCTCGCGGACCAGCGTCAAGGGCGTCTTCGCCGCCGGCGACGTCGTGGACCCGACCTACCGCCAGGCCATTACTGCATCCGGCTCCGGCTGCGTCGCAGCGATCGACGTCGAGCATTACCTCGCAGACCTTCACGCCTGA
- the rpmH gene encoding 50S ribosomal protein L34, whose amino-acid sequence MSKRTFQPNNRRRAKKHGFRLRMRTRAGRAILAARRGKGRTELSA is encoded by the coding sequence GTGAGCAAGCGGACTTTTCAGCCGAATAACCGCCGTCGGGCCAAGAAGCACGGCTTCCGCCTTCGTATGCGCACCCGTGCCGGCCGCGCCATCCTGGCCGCCCGCCGCGGCAAGGGCCGCACCGAACTGTCGGCCTAA
- a CDS encoding ParB/RepB/Spo0J family partition protein yields MSDKRRGLGRGLGALIPSSASAGASGNGAAPSRPVDLFFPEARKTAEPVPAVETDMSVLNDAPARQSGRKAEASAPAEADANDASDAESSTAKSTAKTAAKDAGTGTSNDAARSAGPDAQKTAGSARKADSAAAPDNDVELVEVPGVRFAEIPVADIHPNRKQPRTVFDEDDMAELVHSVREIGVLQPIVVRTSTETGGEPYELVMGERRWRAVQAAGLSTIPAIVRDTTDDDLLRDALLENLHRSQLNPLEEAAAYQQLLEDFGTTHEQLADRIGRSRPQVSNTLRLLKLPPLVQRRVAANVLSAGHARALLSLPDAASMERLAQKIVAEGMSVRATEEAVTLHREPATPAKNNIPRPGARHERLDYLASSLSDRLDTNVKISLGARKGRVSIEFASVEDLNRIMDVLAPGSDN; encoded by the coding sequence ATGAGCGATAAGCGACGCGGGCTCGGTCGCGGTCTTGGCGCACTCATTCCAAGTTCCGCTTCCGCAGGCGCTTCGGGTAACGGAGCAGCTCCGTCGCGCCCTGTGGATCTCTTCTTCCCTGAGGCGCGGAAGACGGCTGAACCTGTTCCCGCCGTAGAGACCGACATGTCTGTCCTCAATGATGCTCCGGCACGCCAGTCCGGCCGAAAGGCCGAGGCTTCGGCCCCGGCCGAAGCAGATGCCAACGACGCTTCTGATGCGGAGTCCTCCACAGCGAAGTCCACGGCGAAGACTGCCGCCAAGGATGCTGGTACAGGCACGTCCAACGACGCCGCCCGGTCTGCCGGTCCCGATGCACAGAAGACTGCCGGCAGCGCACGTAAGGCTGACTCCGCCGCTGCCCCGGACAACGACGTCGAGCTCGTCGAAGTGCCCGGCGTCCGTTTTGCCGAAATCCCGGTCGCGGACATCCACCCCAACCGCAAACAGCCCCGTACCGTCTTCGATGAGGACGACATGGCGGAGCTTGTTCACTCCGTTCGGGAAATAGGCGTCCTCCAGCCAATTGTGGTGCGGACTTCAACCGAAACGGGTGGAGAACCGTACGAGCTGGTGATGGGTGAACGCCGCTGGCGTGCAGTTCAGGCCGCCGGACTCTCCACGATCCCGGCGATTGTGCGTGACACGACGGATGACGACCTCCTCCGTGACGCTCTTCTGGAGAACCTGCACCGCAGCCAGCTCAATCCGCTCGAAGAGGCAGCCGCGTACCAGCAGCTGCTGGAAGACTTCGGCACAACGCACGAGCAGCTGGCTGACCGTATCGGACGCTCGCGCCCTCAGGTGTCCAACACCCTGCGGCTGTTGAAACTCCCCCCGCTGGTGCAGCGTCGTGTCGCCGCCAATGTGCTCTCGGCGGGCCACGCCCGGGCTCTCCTCTCCCTTCCCGATGCAGCGTCCATGGAGCGCTTGGCGCAGAAGATTGTTGCGGAGGGCATGTCTGTCCGTGCCACTGAGGAAGCGGTCACGCTGCACCGTGAACCGGCAACGCCGGCTAAGAACAACATTCCCCGCCCGGGGGCCCGCCACGAGCGGCTGGATTACCTGGCCTCCTCGCTGTCGGACAGACTCGATACCAACGTGAAGATCTCGCTCGGCGCGCGCAAGGGCCGCGTGAGCATTGAGTTCGCGAGCGTTGAAGACCTCAACCGCATCATGGACGTCCTTGCACCGGGGAGCGACAACTAA